One Festucalex cinctus isolate MCC-2025b chromosome 1, RoL_Fcin_1.0, whole genome shotgun sequence genomic region harbors:
- the LOC144026165 gene encoding uncharacterized protein LOC144026165, with product MESKIIAAVSEHPELYDTSCCEYRDIAKRNLAWITVSKEVGLSVETSRRKWKGLRDTYLKQRKKEQGKTKWMYSQALSFLDPFVVKREASGNMEQWGDGNVTAEDEVAGVPQEKENSENGKWRYSSSAAVCEKDMKIQQQLFHHLKRHDSSAPAPIPSKDELFLISLVPSLQRLPSQQKERVKFQIHKLIYEAIAL from the exons ATGGAGAGTAAAATTATCGCCGCTGTTTCCGAGCACCCGGAACTTTATGATACCTCCTGCTGCGAGTATAGGGACATTGCGAAAAGAAATTTGGCCTGGATAACGGTGAGCAAGGAAGTTGGCCTATCTG tggAGACAAGCCGCAGAAAATGGAAAGGCCTCAGAGACACTTACCTAAAGCAAAGAAAGAAGGAGCAAGGGAAGACCAAATGGATGTACAGCCAGGCCCTATCGTTTCTTGATCCCTTCGTGGTCAAGAGAGAGGCGAGTGGTAATATGGAGCAGTGGGGTGACGGAAATGTGACCGCGGAGGATGAAGTGGCAGGAGTACCACAAGAAAAAGAGAATTCAGAGAATG GAAAGTGGAGATATAGTAGCAGCGCTGCAGTGTGTGAGAAGGATATGAAGATACAGCAGCAACTATTTCATCATCTGAAGCGGCATGATTCCTCTGCTCCAGCCCCGATACCCTCAAAGGATGAGCTGTTCCTTATTAGCCTGGTTCCTTCCCTGCAACGTTTGCCATCCCAGCAGAAGGAACGTGTCAAATTTCAAATTCATAAATTAATTTACGAAGCCATAGCTCTGTAA
- the rnf151 gene encoding RING finger protein 151 isoform X3 — protein sequence MTDADVSSQSGGYDVEQFVDTPDYDVICTICQGVLRCPVRATCHHIFCKKCILQWLKRQETCPCCRKPINACMIFVMFKLGKSIGRMKIKCKNEIRGCTATFALSEQYCHSLNCLFELIPCPYPGCRAQLLRRDLETHARHCEHWRQPCHMGCGTVLSHRTRAQHNCYMQLKLQYQAKSRNHGAIAAALQRKMRRMQNTMAHMKRQIGLICEGLQVMDELHKVEEDLGEGSSRST from the exons ATG ACGGATGCAGACGTGTCATCGCAGAGCGGCGGCTATGACGTGGAGCAGTTTGTGGACACTCCAGACTACGACGTCATCTGCACCATATGCCAGGGGGTGCTGCGGTGCCCGGTTCGAGCTACGTGCCACCACATCTTCTGCAAGAAATGCATTTTACAGTGGCTCAAGAG ACAGGAGACTTGCCCATGCTGCCGAAAGCCGATTAACGCATGCATGAtctttgtcatgtttaaactcGGCAAATCTATAGGACGCATGAAGATAAAG TGTAAGAACGAGATCCGTGGCTGCACAGCGACATTCGCCCTCTCTGAGCAGTACTGTCACAGCTTGAACTGTTTGTTTGAGCTCATCCCTTGCCCATACCCTGGGTGCCGGGCACAGCTCCTCCGCCGCGACCTGGAGACCCACGCGCGCCACTGCGAGCATTGGCGCCAGCCGTGCCACATGGGCTGTGGTACCGTGCTCTCCCACCGCACGCGGGCTCAACACAACTGCTACATGCAGCTCAAGTTGCAGTACCAGGCTAAGAGCAGAAACCACGGGGCCATCGCTGCCGCCCTGcagaggaagatgaggaggatgCAGAACACCATGGCGCACATGAAGAGGCAAATCGGGCTGATATGCGAAGGTCTACAGGTGATGGATGAGCTGCACAAGGTGGAGGAGGACTTGGGAGAGGGCAGCTCCAGATCCACATAG
- the rnf151 gene encoding RING finger protein 151 isoform X1, translating into MFVCSTFVCLRGTCNQVRMSIIRPANNTDADVSSQSGGYDVEQFVDTPDYDVICTICQGVLRCPVRATCHHIFCKKCILQWLKRQETCPCCRKPINACMIFVMFKLGKSIGRMKIKCKNEIRGCTATFALSEQYCHSLNCLFELIPCPYPGCRAQLLRRDLETHARHCEHWRQPCHMGCGTVLSHRTRAQHNCYMQLKLQYQAKSRNHGAIAAALQRKMRRMQNTMAHMKRQIGLICEGLQVMDELHKVEEDLGEGSSRST; encoded by the exons ATGTTTGTGTGTtctacttttgtttgtttaagaGGCACTTGTAATCAAGTGAGGATGAGCATAATTCGTCCAGCAAACAAT ACGGATGCAGACGTGTCATCGCAGAGCGGCGGCTATGACGTGGAGCAGTTTGTGGACACTCCAGACTACGACGTCATCTGCACCATATGCCAGGGGGTGCTGCGGTGCCCGGTTCGAGCTACGTGCCACCACATCTTCTGCAAGAAATGCATTTTACAGTGGCTCAAGAG ACAGGAGACTTGCCCATGCTGCCGAAAGCCGATTAACGCATGCATGAtctttgtcatgtttaaactcGGCAAATCTATAGGACGCATGAAGATAAAG TGTAAGAACGAGATCCGTGGCTGCACAGCGACATTCGCCCTCTCTGAGCAGTACTGTCACAGCTTGAACTGTTTGTTTGAGCTCATCCCTTGCCCATACCCTGGGTGCCGGGCACAGCTCCTCCGCCGCGACCTGGAGACCCACGCGCGCCACTGCGAGCATTGGCGCCAGCCGTGCCACATGGGCTGTGGTACCGTGCTCTCCCACCGCACGCGGGCTCAACACAACTGCTACATGCAGCTCAAGTTGCAGTACCAGGCTAAGAGCAGAAACCACGGGGCCATCGCTGCCGCCCTGcagaggaagatgaggaggatgCAGAACACCATGGCGCACATGAAGAGGCAAATCGGGCTGATATGCGAAGGTCTACAGGTGATGGATGAGCTGCACAAGGTGGAGGAGGACTTGGGAGAGGGCAGCTCCAGATCCACATAG
- the rnf151 gene encoding RING finger protein 151 isoform X2, translating into MSIIRPANNTDADVSSQSGGYDVEQFVDTPDYDVICTICQGVLRCPVRATCHHIFCKKCILQWLKRQETCPCCRKPINACMIFVMFKLGKSIGRMKIKCKNEIRGCTATFALSEQYCHSLNCLFELIPCPYPGCRAQLLRRDLETHARHCEHWRQPCHMGCGTVLSHRTRAQHNCYMQLKLQYQAKSRNHGAIAAALQRKMRRMQNTMAHMKRQIGLICEGLQVMDELHKVEEDLGEGSSRST; encoded by the exons ATGAGCATAATTCGTCCAGCAAACAAT ACGGATGCAGACGTGTCATCGCAGAGCGGCGGCTATGACGTGGAGCAGTTTGTGGACACTCCAGACTACGACGTCATCTGCACCATATGCCAGGGGGTGCTGCGGTGCCCGGTTCGAGCTACGTGCCACCACATCTTCTGCAAGAAATGCATTTTACAGTGGCTCAAGAG ACAGGAGACTTGCCCATGCTGCCGAAAGCCGATTAACGCATGCATGAtctttgtcatgtttaaactcGGCAAATCTATAGGACGCATGAAGATAAAG TGTAAGAACGAGATCCGTGGCTGCACAGCGACATTCGCCCTCTCTGAGCAGTACTGTCACAGCTTGAACTGTTTGTTTGAGCTCATCCCTTGCCCATACCCTGGGTGCCGGGCACAGCTCCTCCGCCGCGACCTGGAGACCCACGCGCGCCACTGCGAGCATTGGCGCCAGCCGTGCCACATGGGCTGTGGTACCGTGCTCTCCCACCGCACGCGGGCTCAACACAACTGCTACATGCAGCTCAAGTTGCAGTACCAGGCTAAGAGCAGAAACCACGGGGCCATCGCTGCCGCCCTGcagaggaagatgaggaggatgCAGAACACCATGGCGCACATGAAGAGGCAAATCGGGCTGATATGCGAAGGTCTACAGGTGATGGATGAGCTGCACAAGGTGGAGGAGGACTTGGGAGAGGGCAGCTCCAGATCCACATAG
- the rps2 gene encoding small ribosomal subunit protein uS5 gives MADDAGGRGGFRGGFGPGGRGRGRGRGRGRGRGRGARGGKAEDKEWVPVTKLGRLVKDMKIKSLEEIYLYSLPIKESEIIDFFLGSGLKDEVLKIMPVQKQTRAGQRTRFKAFVAIGDYNGHVGLGVKCSKEVATAIRGAIILAKLSIVPVRRGYWGNKIGKPHTVPCKVTGRCGSVLVRLIPAPRGTGIVSAPVPKKLLMMAGIDDCYTSARGCTATLGNFAKATFDAISKTYSYLTPDLWKETVFTKSPYQEFTDHLAKTHTRVSVQRGQAVQAAAAST, from the exons ATGGCGGACGACGCCGGTGGTAGGGGAGGTTTTCGCGGAGGTTTTGGCCCTGGTGGCCGCGGTCGGGGCCGTGGACGCGGCAGAGGCCGTGGAAGAGGACGCGGTGCCCGGGGAGGCAAGGCCGAGGACAAGGAA TGGGTGCCAGTCACCAAGCTGGGCCGCCTGGTTAAGGACATGAAGATCAAGTCCCTGGAAGAGATCTATCTGTACTCTCTGCCTATCAAG GAGTCTGAAATCATCGACTTCTTCTTGGGGTCTGGTCTCAAAGATGAGGTGCTGAAGATCATGCCTGTCCAGAAGCAGACCAGGGCTGGTCAGCGCACCAGGTTCAAG GCCTTTGTTGCCATCGGCGACTACAACGGCCACGTGGGCCTAGGAGTCAAGTGCTCTAAAGAGGTGGCGACCGCCATCCGAGGCGCCATCATCCTGGCCAAGCTGTCCATCGTGCCCGTCAGGAGGGGCTACTGGGGTAACAAAATCGGCAAACCCCACACAGTGCCCTGCAAGGTGACGGGCCGTTGCGGCTCCGTGCTGGTGCGTCTCATCCCAGCGCCCCGTGGTACCGGAATCGTGTCGGCTCCCGTGCCCAAGAAGCTGCTCATGATGGCCGGAATCGATGACTGTTACACATCTGCCAGGGGCTGCACTGCCACACTCGGCAACTTCG CCAAGGCCACCTTTGATGCCATCTCCAAGACTTACAGCTACCTGACTCCTGACCTTTGGAAAGAGACAGTCTTCACCAAGTCTCCCTACCAG GAGTTCACTGACCATCTGGCCAAGACCCACACCAGAGTGTCGGTGCAGAGAGGACAGGCCGTTCAGGCAGCGGCTGCCTCCACCTAA
- the ndufb10 gene encoding NADH dehydrogenase [ubiquinone] 1 beta subcomplex subunit 10: MPSDFNKDAYPEPPQKTPVVNKQTALPNPAVILQKVFYYSVDLPVTTFRGVVSSIQAKNKLVYYHQKFRRVPDMTQCQEGDYLCYYEADMQFRRDIKVDKEIVKIMQERMGACHQREGNSFEQNCAKEIEQFNEVSKNFQSRYGDLGAYASARKCLMKQKERMMEAAQTQNA, from the exons ATGCCGTCCGATTTTAATAAGGATGCATATCCAGAGCCTCCTCAGAAGACTCCTGTTGTGAATAAACAGACGGCTCTGCCAAACCCGGCTGTGATTTTGCAGAAAGTCTTCTATTACTCTGTGGACCTGCCTGTCACCACATTTAGAG GTGTTGTTAGCAGCATTCAGGCAAAAAACAAGCTGGTCTACTACCACCAGAAGTTCCGCCGCGTTCCCGACATGACCCAGTGCCAAGAGGGGGATTACCTGTGCTACTATGAGGCTGATATGCAGTTTAGGAGAGACAT CAAAGTGGATAAGGAGATTGTGAAGATAATGCAGGAGCGTATGGGGGCCTGCCATCAGAGAGAAGGCAACAGCTTCGAGCAGAACTGTGCTAAGGAGATAGAGCAGTTCAACGAGGTTTCTAAGAACTTCCAGTCACGCT ACGGGGACCTCGGAGCATATGCCAGTGCCAGGAAATGTCTGATGAAGCAAAAGGAGAGGATGATGGAAGCAGCCCAGACTCAGAATGCTTAA